The sequence AGCAATCCGTCGAGGTTGGAGCCGCAGTCCGGGTAAGTGGCGATGCCGATGCTGGCGCCGAGAGCGATGTCCAGCCCTTCGATCTGCTGACAGATCGACACCCGCTCAATGAGCTTTTCGGCAATCTTCGCCGCTTGCTCGGGGAATTCCAGATCGAGCAGCGCGGTAAATTCATCACCGCCCATGCGCGCGAGAATATCGAACGGTCGCAGGCAGGCTTTTAACTGCTCGGAGACCCAGCGCAGTACACGATCGCCGGCATCGTGACCGAGTGAATCGTTGACCCGTTTGAAGCCATCAAGATCCAGATAGAGCAACACCCAACTGCTATCACTACGTTCGCCACGCAGCAGCAAGTTTTCAACGGTCTGGTAAAAGCCGCGACGGTTGAGCAAACCGGTCAGTGGATCGGTCACCGCTTGAAATTCGAGCTGCTGGTGCAAGTGCCGCACCACCGACATGTCCAGCACGGTCACCACCATCGCGTGTTGCTCGGAAGGCAGCGCGGCGCACGACAGCGCCACCGGCACTTGCTGGCCGGGCGCCGTGCGCAGCAAGGCGTCGTGCAGCCTTAACGTCTCGCCACGCTTGTAGCTGGCATAAAACTCGGAATCGGCCCACAGCGGGATGTGCGGCTTCTGTAGAAAATCGAGAAACTCTTTACCTTCCAGCTCCTTCACCGGCGCATTCAACAACCGCGAAATCGCCGGATTGGCAAAGCGGATCAAACCGTCCTCACCTACCACTAATATCCCCTCGGCGGCGTTATCCAGCACCGAGGCATTAAAGGCGCGCGCCACTTCCAGGTCATGACTCAAGCGCTGCAAGGCGCGGCGATTACGCTGGTGTTCCAGCAACGCCTGCACCTTGGGCTTGAGAATCTGCGGGTCGAACGGTTTGAACAGGTAATCCACCGCGCCACTGGCATAGCCCTTGATCACGGCGTCCTGGGATTGTTCGTTGGCGGTCAGAAAGATAATCGGCGTCAGGCGCGTGCGTTGGCTGCCGCGCATCAGTCGCGCCACTTCAAAGCCGTCCATGCCCGGCATCTGCACATCCAGCAGCACCAGATCGACGTCGTGGGAGAGCAGAATATTGAGCGCTTCGAAACCGGAGGCTGCGGTGAGGACGTGCCAGTCCTGACGCTGCAGCAACGCGCGCATGCTGATCAGATTTTCAGGGTAATCATCAACGATCAAAAGGACAGAGCTGCCTTCACCTGGCGGGGGTTGCGCGCATTCCATGCTGCTTCTCTTGTCGGGACTTTTGGTCGGTTGCCGGTAAAAACCGCACACATACTGAGCCTTCACTCTAGTACTGGATCCAAGAAAGCAGAAGCTGTCATCAGGCCATCATTTAACCAAAGCGTGAGTTTGCCGACTAACGGTCACCGCTGAAGCCCCCGGAAACCGGCAGAGATGGCATTTCGACAGGATGTTGACGTCAATCATCTGCCAAACGGGCGTTAACAAATTTTCCCTCTACGCTTATAAAGGCCGCCCCAAAACGTGCGGGCTAGAGCTTCTGGCACGTACGTGCAGTGAAACTTGAGTGGAAGAACCGACATGATCGATCTCGCAACCTGGAACCTCAGCGTTCCCGTTGGCAGCCCGCCATACACCGTCGAAACCTCAAAACTGGTGAACGGCTTCAAAGATCAGTACTTCCATTCCGACACCGGCACCTTGTTCTTCTGGTCACCGGTTACCGGGTCAAAAACCGAAAACGCCATCTACCCGCGCACCGAACTGCGTGAAACCTACAGCAACGGCAGCCTGCGCAACTGGTATTACCCGGATGCCGACAACCTGCTGCGCGCGACTCTCACAGTCAATAAAGTGCCCAGCTCGGGCAAGATCGTCATCGGCCAGATTCACGCTTATGAAAGCCAGAAGCCGATGGTCAAACTCGAATATCAGTACAAGACGAAAACTGAAACCGGCAACCTGGTGATCAAGGTGCGCATGCATCCGGATGACGACGAAAGCCGCGTCATCACCCTGGCGACTGGGATCAAACTGGATCGCGAATTCAACTACCTTATTCACCTGAGTCCTGGCGGTGCGTTGGGTGTCAGTGCGGCGGGTTATCAGTGGGATTCACAGATCAGCGCGACCTGGCGCAACAAGCCGCTGTA comes from Pseudomonas sp. RU47 and encodes:
- a CDS encoding putative bifunctional diguanylate cyclase/phosphodiesterase; the protein is MECAQPPPGEGSSVLLIVDDYPENLISMRALLQRQDWHVLTAASGFEALNILLSHDVDLVLLDVQMPGMDGFEVARLMRGSQRTRLTPIIFLTANEQSQDAVIKGYASGAVDYLFKPFDPQILKPKVQALLEHQRNRRALQRLSHDLEVARAFNASVLDNAAEGILVVGEDGLIRFANPAISRLLNAPVKELEGKEFLDFLQKPHIPLWADSEFYASYKRGETLRLHDALLRTAPGQQVPVALSCAALPSEQHAMVVTVLDMSVVRHLHQQLEFQAVTDPLTGLLNRRGFYQTVENLLLRGERSDSSWVLLYLDLDGFKRVNDSLGHDAGDRVLRWVSEQLKACLRPFDILARMGGDEFTALLDLEFPEQAAKIAEKLIERVSICQQIEGLDIALGASIGIATYPDCGSNLDGLLRASDIAMYEAKRAGRQQYRFYDHEMNGRARSRLMLEESVRAAIENRDFNLVYQPQVAIDTGQIRGFEALLRWQHPSVGDVPPGLFLPLLEEARLISRLGSWIYHRGAGQRKAWETLFAEDLVLGVSLSNTQFSLPNLVTELRQVMERHALQPRQLEVEVTEEALMQNPDETRKQLRLLRNLGVRVALDDFGSGPCSLAHLRDLELDTLKIDRHLIARLPDSQRDASLVSTVISLCKQYGLLVIAEGVETIEQYQWLQAHGCEYVQGFLVARPLIAEDAVSFAEPFDWSALPV
- a CDS encoding polysaccharide lyase family 7 protein, producing MIDLATWNLSVPVGSPPYTVETSKLVNGFKDQYFHSDTGTLFFWSPVTGSKTENAIYPRTELRETYSNGSLRNWYYPDADNLLRATLTVNKVPSSGKIVIGQIHAYESQKPMVKLEYQYKTKTETGNLVIKVRMHPDDDESRVITLATGIKLDREFNYLIHLSPGGALGVSAAGYQWDSQISATWRNKPLYFKAGVYVQDNTGYTSEGGQVTFSKLDIDHDK